One window from the genome of Anopheles merus strain MAF chromosome 3R, AmerM5.1, whole genome shotgun sequence encodes:
- the LOC121595876 gene encoding uncharacterized protein LOC121595876 isoform X2, which translates to MNNFRRVRDQKSKMDPTQITALAKLLKESGDKVLNSQFKLTLSGSLLRALNDSFSLIVDKNEMLPPQSFQVVKPNNAKSDVFRDLQFVYDFVQKTVILSLNQFVNDDPYEFAVDISKFRSLRTLEVQKIPINQIVGLLYLRDQLHDLTCMRSISEVTDVLFGCGGDKVADGKSWRSLKSLNISYNMLDYLDSSMEYTPWLEELNLSHNQLVNVSALRSLPNLRVLNISYNRLNKIPTFHVDAMRKMKVLLLSNNFLEDLEGLACLSCCLNELDLSGNFIVDHGTLLPLSTLVALRSVNLLDNPLACHPKHRHATARYLNKTTSETKFVLDNEPLSRYEKTLTGNYDSYKAILVPNAIAGSTLNLSGRNTPASNATTIALDGDYDPPGGSYKSAYDEKDQMNESVVSQKKLRVRRAVISESDNVDTTTRQFSVDASKAINSLKIESSREHLETKKTLEELRNQYGSEWLQSQAGHMVKNVIGYDPGLDKEYESVVHYQRTNITSNKQQTTPIAHTAEVHIENQHVEEVQRTSTPIGDERSMVQMQPLRESPVGKDFMSESRTTSSEYKSVASNIGDTKYESADQETISTKGSLNLTDIYRNQEEADEESEVEDNEVLYQVSSHDNGSDFSIVVSDKSIKEKDVVGKTKTRWGIKTLEACERSTSSRITLTFDTMKRDKRERVYQMDAHDCQLLENRLRDMLSQRPLSEMNQRLYKCVVCNAKFSREVNTKRLFDDLQCPECFGGYCIEIKETQLEKETVPAVSGTGDSSKIPVKQRVGSNSDVSNTVPGPSGTHIMDSDMIHNSSSKNSLESSESFNDSSSVSRISQPGSSCDSNQSVAGSTNSERDRDTDLLGNESDIEVLSNPSQSSIEVLDRGYHPSRKASEERRSSGLEPITDSSVDSVKKDPLLSVNLQQEDLSVTKQSMLNDSIDETLKHTLESSVQESAKDHALAAASSSAAKQHTTHSHKKAFLTNVNLTESSSSGSVTDSVCTAYESIQGVSTEGSALKHAAKGSAIVTVEQNASHDVTGEERKEQNESMTANIASKADSSVLTSVLGGLFQSTNMLMAKNPKGKSDGSLLKKFYEPIRYSYNDFANVDHRLKLYLYQNLFEDAQESLKWLVSCVIFDDNRVEEWPSGFDGLFIMSTTKFYIMKKVAAENDDPSTWLKKHLSGTIDRVGIAQSLPWKIGIKFIISAIGGVHVILQDILRTDKLMLFFNENPLPLYCTVDYQPSEILNGKLKKAAKCEPVKMVMIINFCDVLLNDELESVQLSTLVVTESNLMLTPDIRWLNESSAYPVEPKYSQLMTNIVELEDVNELSCRLNYMDEQEDKYETWRLDFATTTAKDSTVSTICHLWENIFGVPLVNESTPAGNSADNNNDKNNSNMKNNSVKNNSNIR; encoded by the exons ATGAACAACTTCAGGAGGGTCCGAGATCAGAAGTCAAAAATGGATCCTACGCAAATCACGGCGCTGGCAAAGCTTTTAAAGGAAAGCGGTGATAAAGTGTTGAACTCTCAGTTCAAACTAACTCTATCAG GATCGCTGCTTAGGGCGTTGAATGACTCATTTAGCTTGATAGTGGACAAAAATGAGATGCTCCCGCCCCAAAGTTTTCAAGTAGTGAAACCAAATAATGCGAAATCGGACGTGTTTCGTGATTTGCAGTTCGTTTATGATTTCGTCCAGAAAACGGTCATACTAAGCCTTAACCAATTTGTCAACGACGACCCGTACGAATTTGCCGTAGACATTAGCAAGTTTCGTAGTCTACGCACGCTCGAAGTGCAAAAAATTCCCATCAATCAAATCGTAGGATTGCTCTATCTAAGGGATCAGCTACACGATTTAACCTGCATGAGGAGCATCTCCGAAGTAACAGATGTGCTGTTCGGTTGCGGCGGCGACAAGGTGGCAGATGGAAAGTCGTGGCGCTCGCTCAAAAGCCTAAACATTTCTTACAACATGCTTGATTATTTAGATAGTTCGATGGAGTATACGCCTTGGCTTGAGGAGTTAAACTTGAGCCACAATCAGCTTGTCAATGTGTCCGCGTTACGAAGTCTTCCAAACTTGCGGGTGCTCAATATTAGCTACAATCGACTCAACAAAATCCCTACCTTCCACGTTGATGCAATGCGTAAGATGAAAGTTTTACTCCTATCGAACAACTTTCTGGAGGATCTTGAAGGATTGGCCTGCTTATCTTGTTGTttgaatgagctagacctgtCTGGAAACTTCATCGTAGATCACGGCACATTATTACCATTGAGTACGCTGGTCGCCCTACGTAGCGTCAATCTGCTGGATAATCCTCTTGCCTGTCATCCAAAGCACCGACACGCTACAGCACGATATCTAAACAAAACTACTTCGGAGACAAAATTTGTACTAGATAACGAACCACTCTCACGGTATGAAAAAACGCTCACCGGTAATTACGATAGCTACAAAGCAATATTGGTACCGAATGCAATAGCGGGCTCTACTTTGAATCTGAGCGGTCGCAATACACCAGCGTCTAACGCTACTACCATAGCCCTTGACGGAGACTATGATCCTCCAGGCGGCAGTTATAAGAGCGCTTATGATGAGAAAG ATCAAATGAACGAGTCCGTTGTTAGTCAAAAGAAACTGCGAGTTCGGCGAGCTGTTATATCGGAAAGCGATAATGTGGATACAACGACAAGACAATTTTCGGTAGATGCTAGTAAAGCGATAAACTCTTTGAAGATAG AGAGTAGCCGTGAACATCTGGAGACGAAGAAAACGCTAGAAGAGCTTCGAAACCAATACGGAAGCGAATGGCTTCAAAGTCAAGCTGGTCACATGGTGAAAAACGTTATCGGGTATGATCCTGGACTGGACAAGGAGTATGAGAGTGTTGTACATTATCAACGAACGAATATAACATCCAACAAGCAACAGACAACTCCAATAGCACATACTGCTGAAGTGCATATAGAAAATCAACACGTTGAGGAAGTTCAACGCACCAGCACGCCGATTGGAGACGAACGAAGCATGGTGCAAATGCAACCCTTAAGAGAATCGCCCGTGGGAAAGGATTTCATGTCAGAAAGTAGAACTACCAGCTCTGAATATAAAAGCGTTGCTAGTAACATCGGTGATACAAAATACGAATCAGCGGATCAGGAAACAATCAGCACAAAAGGATCGTTGAATTTAACCGATATTTATAGAAATCAAGAGGAGGCAGATGAAG AGTCTGAAGTTGAAGACAATGAAGTACTATACCAGGTATCTTCACATGACAATGGATCGGATTTTTCAATCGTTGTCTCTGACAAAAGCATCAAAGAGAAGGACGTCGTTGGAAA AACTAAAACTCGCTGGGGTATCAAAACATTAGAAGCGTGCGAAAGATCCACTTCGTCGCGGATAACTTTAACGTTTGATACGATGAAGCGCGACAAAAGGGAACGCGTGTATCAGATGGATGCGCACGATTGCCAATTATTAGAGAATCGATTGCGTGATATGCTGTCTCAAAGACCGCTGTCTGAAATGAATCAGCGCTTGTACAAATGCGTAGTGTGCAATGCCAAGTTCTCGCGAGAAGTCAATACTAAACGTCTGTTTGATG ATTTGCAATGCCCGGAATGTTTCGGGGGTTATTGTATTGAAATAAAAGAGACGCAGCTGGAGAAGGAAACAGTTCCTGCAGTATCGGGCACTGGTGATAGCAGCAAAATACCAGTCAAACAAAGGGTAGGGTCTAATAGTGACGTTTCAAATACTGTACCCGGTCCTTCTGGTACACATATCATGGATTCTGATATGATTCATAACAGTTCATCTAAAAATAGCTTGG AATCCAGCGAATCTTTTAATGATTCTTCGTCTGTTTCGCGAATATCTCAGCCGGGAAGCTCTTGTGATTCGAATCAAAGTGTTGCCGGAAGTACAAACTCAGAACGAGACCGTGATACCGATTTACTGGGTAACGAGAGCGACATAGAAGTGTTGAGTAATCCCAGCCAAAGCAGTATTGAGGTGCTTGACCGAGG GTATCATCCCAGCCGAAAGGCCTCGGAAGAGCGGCGAAGTTCTGGTCTCGAACCTATTACCGACAGTAGTGTGGATTCCGTCAAAAAAGATCCATTGCTGAGTGTAAATTTGCAACAGGAAGATCTGAGTGTCACTAAACAAAGTATGTTGAATGACAGTATAGATGAAACGCTTAAACACACTCTGGAAAGCTCGGTTCAAGAAAGTGCCAAGGATCATGCGTTGGCAGCAGCAAGTTCTAGTGCTGCAAAGCAGCATACGACACATTCACATAAAAAAGCGTTTCTTACAAATGTTAATTTGACCGAAAGCTCTAGCTCCGGCTCCGTCACAGATAGTGTTTGCACCGCATACGAATCCATCCAAGGAGTATCGACGGAAGGATCGGCTCTGAAACATGCTGCCAAAGGATCAGCGATCGTAACGGTAGAACAAAACGCATCGCATGATGTGACTGGAGAAGAACGCAAAGAACAAAATGAAAGTATGACTGCAAATATAGCATCCAAGGCAGATAGTTCTGTGCTCACCAGTGTGCTGGGAGGATTGTTTCAGTCCACCAATATGCTGATGGCAAAGAATCCAAAAGGAAAATCGGATGGAAGTTTACTGAAAAAATTTTACGAGCCGATTCGATACAGTTACAACGATTTCGCGAACGTCGATCATCGCTTGAAGCTATACCTGTATCAGAATTTGTTCGAAGATGCTCAAGAATCATTGAAATGGCTGGTGTCTTGTGTAATATTTGACGATAATCGCGTCGAAGAGTGGCCATCTGGTTTCGATGGATTATTCATCATGTCTACTACGAAGTTCTACATAATGAAGAAAGTGGCTGCTGAAAA CGACGATCCCTCCACTTGGCTGAAGAAACACCTGTCCGGGACCATCGATCGCGTAGGAATAGCTCAATCACTGCCGTGGAAGATAGGAATAAAATTCATTATAAGTGCGATTGGTGGAGTACACGTTATACTACAGGATATTTTGCGAACGGATaaattaatgttatttttcaatg AAAACCCACTACCGCTATATTGTACTGTGGATTATCAACCATCAGAAATTTTAAATGGAAAGTTGAAGAAAGCAGCAAAGTGTGAGCCGGTTAAAATGGTGATGATAATAAATTTTTGTGATGTGCTATTGAATGATGAATTGGAGAGTGTACAATTGTCAACGCTGGTGGTAACGGAAAGCAATTTGATGCTAACACCAGACATTAGATGGCTCAATGAAAGCTCGGCATATCCGGTTGAGCCCAAATATTCTCAACTTATGACGAACATTGTCGAGCTGGAGGATGTGAACGAGTTGTCATGCCGGTTGAACTATATGGACGAACAAGAGGACAAGTATGAAACGTGGCGACTCGATTTTGCTACAACAACCGCGAAAGATAGCACCGTTAGTACCATCTGCCACTTGTGGGAAAACATCTTTGGTGTGCCTTTGGTAAATGAATCTACGCCGGCAGGCAATAGTGCAGATAATAACAATGACAAAAACAATAGCAATATGAAAAACAACAGTGTCAAAAACAATAGTAATATTCGTTAG
- the LOC121595876 gene encoding uncharacterized protein LOC121595876 isoform X1 codes for MNNFRRVRDQKSKMDPTQITALAKLLKESGDKVLNSQFKLTLSGSLLRALNDSFSLIVDKNEMLPPQSFQVVKPNNAKSDVFRDLQFVYDFVQKTVILSLNQFVNDDPYEFAVDISKFRSLRTLEVQKIPINQIVGLLYLRDQLHDLTCMRSISEVTDVLFGCGGDKVADGKSWRSLKSLNISYNMLDYLDSSMEYTPWLEELNLSHNQLVNVSALRSLPNLRVLNISYNRLNKIPTFHVDAMRKMKVLLLSNNFLEDLEGLACLSCCLNELDLSGNFIVDHGTLLPLSTLVALRSVNLLDNPLACHPKHRHATARYLNKTTSETKFVLDNEPLSRYEKTLTGNYDSYKAILVPNAIAGSTLNLSGRNTPASNATTIALDGDYDPPGGSYKSAYDEKDQMNESVVSQKKLRVRRAVISESDNVDTTTRQFSVDASKAINSLKIESSREHLETKKTLEELRNQYGSEWLQSQAGHMVKNVIGYDPGLDKEYESVVHYQRTNITSNKQQTTPIAHTAEVHIENQHVEEVQRTSTPIGDERSMVQMQPLRESPVGKDFMSESRTTSSEYKSVASNIGDTKYESADQETISTKGSLNLTDIYRNQEEADEESEVEDNEVLYQVSSHDNGSDFSIVVSDKSIKEKDVVGKTKTRWGIKTLEACERSTSSRITLTFDTMKRDKRERVYQMDAHDCQLLENRLRDMLSQRPLSEMNQRLYKCVVCNAKFSREVNTKRLFDDLQCPECFGGYCIEIKETQLEKETVPAVSGTGDSSKIPVKQRVGSNSDVSNTVPGPSGTHIMDSDMIHNSSSKNSLVHPEVWKSPVKNDQKSSESFNDSSSVSRISQPGSSCDSNQSVAGSTNSERDRDTDLLGNESDIEVLSNPSQSSIEVLDRGYHPSRKASEERRSSGLEPITDSSVDSVKKDPLLSVNLQQEDLSVTKQSMLNDSIDETLKHTLESSVQESAKDHALAAASSSAAKQHTTHSHKKAFLTNVNLTESSSSGSVTDSVCTAYESIQGVSTEGSALKHAAKGSAIVTVEQNASHDVTGEERKEQNESMTANIASKADSSVLTSVLGGLFQSTNMLMAKNPKGKSDGSLLKKFYEPIRYSYNDFANVDHRLKLYLYQNLFEDAQESLKWLVSCVIFDDNRVEEWPSGFDGLFIMSTTKFYIMKKVAAENDDPSTWLKKHLSGTIDRVGIAQSLPWKIGIKFIISAIGGVHVILQDILRTDKLMLFFNENPLPLYCTVDYQPSEILNGKLKKAAKCEPVKMVMIINFCDVLLNDELESVQLSTLVVTESNLMLTPDIRWLNESSAYPVEPKYSQLMTNIVELEDVNELSCRLNYMDEQEDKYETWRLDFATTTAKDSTVSTICHLWENIFGVPLVNESTPAGNSADNNNDKNNSNMKNNSVKNNSNIR; via the exons ATGAACAACTTCAGGAGGGTCCGAGATCAGAAGTCAAAAATGGATCCTACGCAAATCACGGCGCTGGCAAAGCTTTTAAAGGAAAGCGGTGATAAAGTGTTGAACTCTCAGTTCAAACTAACTCTATCAG GATCGCTGCTTAGGGCGTTGAATGACTCATTTAGCTTGATAGTGGACAAAAATGAGATGCTCCCGCCCCAAAGTTTTCAAGTAGTGAAACCAAATAATGCGAAATCGGACGTGTTTCGTGATTTGCAGTTCGTTTATGATTTCGTCCAGAAAACGGTCATACTAAGCCTTAACCAATTTGTCAACGACGACCCGTACGAATTTGCCGTAGACATTAGCAAGTTTCGTAGTCTACGCACGCTCGAAGTGCAAAAAATTCCCATCAATCAAATCGTAGGATTGCTCTATCTAAGGGATCAGCTACACGATTTAACCTGCATGAGGAGCATCTCCGAAGTAACAGATGTGCTGTTCGGTTGCGGCGGCGACAAGGTGGCAGATGGAAAGTCGTGGCGCTCGCTCAAAAGCCTAAACATTTCTTACAACATGCTTGATTATTTAGATAGTTCGATGGAGTATACGCCTTGGCTTGAGGAGTTAAACTTGAGCCACAATCAGCTTGTCAATGTGTCCGCGTTACGAAGTCTTCCAAACTTGCGGGTGCTCAATATTAGCTACAATCGACTCAACAAAATCCCTACCTTCCACGTTGATGCAATGCGTAAGATGAAAGTTTTACTCCTATCGAACAACTTTCTGGAGGATCTTGAAGGATTGGCCTGCTTATCTTGTTGTttgaatgagctagacctgtCTGGAAACTTCATCGTAGATCACGGCACATTATTACCATTGAGTACGCTGGTCGCCCTACGTAGCGTCAATCTGCTGGATAATCCTCTTGCCTGTCATCCAAAGCACCGACACGCTACAGCACGATATCTAAACAAAACTACTTCGGAGACAAAATTTGTACTAGATAACGAACCACTCTCACGGTATGAAAAAACGCTCACCGGTAATTACGATAGCTACAAAGCAATATTGGTACCGAATGCAATAGCGGGCTCTACTTTGAATCTGAGCGGTCGCAATACACCAGCGTCTAACGCTACTACCATAGCCCTTGACGGAGACTATGATCCTCCAGGCGGCAGTTATAAGAGCGCTTATGATGAGAAAG ATCAAATGAACGAGTCCGTTGTTAGTCAAAAGAAACTGCGAGTTCGGCGAGCTGTTATATCGGAAAGCGATAATGTGGATACAACGACAAGACAATTTTCGGTAGATGCTAGTAAAGCGATAAACTCTTTGAAGATAG AGAGTAGCCGTGAACATCTGGAGACGAAGAAAACGCTAGAAGAGCTTCGAAACCAATACGGAAGCGAATGGCTTCAAAGTCAAGCTGGTCACATGGTGAAAAACGTTATCGGGTATGATCCTGGACTGGACAAGGAGTATGAGAGTGTTGTACATTATCAACGAACGAATATAACATCCAACAAGCAACAGACAACTCCAATAGCACATACTGCTGAAGTGCATATAGAAAATCAACACGTTGAGGAAGTTCAACGCACCAGCACGCCGATTGGAGACGAACGAAGCATGGTGCAAATGCAACCCTTAAGAGAATCGCCCGTGGGAAAGGATTTCATGTCAGAAAGTAGAACTACCAGCTCTGAATATAAAAGCGTTGCTAGTAACATCGGTGATACAAAATACGAATCAGCGGATCAGGAAACAATCAGCACAAAAGGATCGTTGAATTTAACCGATATTTATAGAAATCAAGAGGAGGCAGATGAAG AGTCTGAAGTTGAAGACAATGAAGTACTATACCAGGTATCTTCACATGACAATGGATCGGATTTTTCAATCGTTGTCTCTGACAAAAGCATCAAAGAGAAGGACGTCGTTGGAAA AACTAAAACTCGCTGGGGTATCAAAACATTAGAAGCGTGCGAAAGATCCACTTCGTCGCGGATAACTTTAACGTTTGATACGATGAAGCGCGACAAAAGGGAACGCGTGTATCAGATGGATGCGCACGATTGCCAATTATTAGAGAATCGATTGCGTGATATGCTGTCTCAAAGACCGCTGTCTGAAATGAATCAGCGCTTGTACAAATGCGTAGTGTGCAATGCCAAGTTCTCGCGAGAAGTCAATACTAAACGTCTGTTTGATG ATTTGCAATGCCCGGAATGTTTCGGGGGTTATTGTATTGAAATAAAAGAGACGCAGCTGGAGAAGGAAACAGTTCCTGCAGTATCGGGCACTGGTGATAGCAGCAAAATACCAGTCAAACAAAGGGTAGGGTCTAATAGTGACGTTTCAAATACTGTACCCGGTCCTTCTGGTACACATATCATGGATTCTGATATGATTCATAACAGTTCATCTAAAAATAGCTTGG TGCACCCGGAAGTATGGAAATCGCCGGTGAAAAATGACCAAA AATCCAGCGAATCTTTTAATGATTCTTCGTCTGTTTCGCGAATATCTCAGCCGGGAAGCTCTTGTGATTCGAATCAAAGTGTTGCCGGAAGTACAAACTCAGAACGAGACCGTGATACCGATTTACTGGGTAACGAGAGCGACATAGAAGTGTTGAGTAATCCCAGCCAAAGCAGTATTGAGGTGCTTGACCGAGG GTATCATCCCAGCCGAAAGGCCTCGGAAGAGCGGCGAAGTTCTGGTCTCGAACCTATTACCGACAGTAGTGTGGATTCCGTCAAAAAAGATCCATTGCTGAGTGTAAATTTGCAACAGGAAGATCTGAGTGTCACTAAACAAAGTATGTTGAATGACAGTATAGATGAAACGCTTAAACACACTCTGGAAAGCTCGGTTCAAGAAAGTGCCAAGGATCATGCGTTGGCAGCAGCAAGTTCTAGTGCTGCAAAGCAGCATACGACACATTCACATAAAAAAGCGTTTCTTACAAATGTTAATTTGACCGAAAGCTCTAGCTCCGGCTCCGTCACAGATAGTGTTTGCACCGCATACGAATCCATCCAAGGAGTATCGACGGAAGGATCGGCTCTGAAACATGCTGCCAAAGGATCAGCGATCGTAACGGTAGAACAAAACGCATCGCATGATGTGACTGGAGAAGAACGCAAAGAACAAAATGAAAGTATGACTGCAAATATAGCATCCAAGGCAGATAGTTCTGTGCTCACCAGTGTGCTGGGAGGATTGTTTCAGTCCACCAATATGCTGATGGCAAAGAATCCAAAAGGAAAATCGGATGGAAGTTTACTGAAAAAATTTTACGAGCCGATTCGATACAGTTACAACGATTTCGCGAACGTCGATCATCGCTTGAAGCTATACCTGTATCAGAATTTGTTCGAAGATGCTCAAGAATCATTGAAATGGCTGGTGTCTTGTGTAATATTTGACGATAATCGCGTCGAAGAGTGGCCATCTGGTTTCGATGGATTATTCATCATGTCTACTACGAAGTTCTACATAATGAAGAAAGTGGCTGCTGAAAA CGACGATCCCTCCACTTGGCTGAAGAAACACCTGTCCGGGACCATCGATCGCGTAGGAATAGCTCAATCACTGCCGTGGAAGATAGGAATAAAATTCATTATAAGTGCGATTGGTGGAGTACACGTTATACTACAGGATATTTTGCGAACGGATaaattaatgttatttttcaatg AAAACCCACTACCGCTATATTGTACTGTGGATTATCAACCATCAGAAATTTTAAATGGAAAGTTGAAGAAAGCAGCAAAGTGTGAGCCGGTTAAAATGGTGATGATAATAAATTTTTGTGATGTGCTATTGAATGATGAATTGGAGAGTGTACAATTGTCAACGCTGGTGGTAACGGAAAGCAATTTGATGCTAACACCAGACATTAGATGGCTCAATGAAAGCTCGGCATATCCGGTTGAGCCCAAATATTCTCAACTTATGACGAACATTGTCGAGCTGGAGGATGTGAACGAGTTGTCATGCCGGTTGAACTATATGGACGAACAAGAGGACAAGTATGAAACGTGGCGACTCGATTTTGCTACAACAACCGCGAAAGATAGCACCGTTAGTACCATCTGCCACTTGTGGGAAAACATCTTTGGTGTGCCTTTGGTAAATGAATCTACGCCGGCAGGCAATAGTGCAGATAATAACAATGACAAAAACAATAGCAATATGAAAAACAACAGTGTCAAAAACAATAGTAATATTCGTTAG